In the genome of Bacteroides mediterraneensis, the window AGCAGGATGTACCAGATAATAGGAGGAATCATCCGGCAGAAAGAGGTCATCATCTTGTCGTTAAACAGATAGTCGTCCCAGGTAGCCTTGGTGCGGGCCGTGATTTTCCGTACAGCCGGCATAATCAGGTGGCGGAACACCAGGGTGGTGAGGTAGGATATCAATAAAATAGCTAAAATAAGCACCACTTGGGTGCTCCAGCTGAGGTCGTTCTTTTCAATGCCGGTCTGCTGGAGAAATTGTGCGATTTCTTGATTCAGTGTATTCATATTTGCAGCGTTTTTTATCTTTTCCGGACTCAAAGATAAACAAGTTCTGAGAGTTTGCAAAACTTGTGTTTCTTGTTTATCTTTACCGTATGAAGTGGAATCGGATTTTTTTAGGGGTTTTTCTCGGATGCCTGTGCTTGTCCTGTATCCGGGATGAGGTTCCGGCGGGTGCGGATATCGTGGGGCCGGGAGATAGATTGCCCGATTTTTCGGTGGTACTGAACGACGGTTCAGTGGTGAGCCGGGAATCGTTGAGGGGGAAGGTGGCCGTGCTGGTGTTTTTTCATACAGACTGTCCGGATTGTCAGCAGGAGCTTCCTGTCATACAGCGGTTGTATGAGGAATATGCTTCTTCGGCCGAGGTATGTATCTGTGCCGTCAGCCGGGAAGAAGGGGAAGCAGAAGTGGCTTCTTATTGGCAGGCCCATGCGCTGACTATTCCTTATTCGGCCCAGGAAGACAGGAGTGTCTATGCGCTTTTTTCCACGAGTGGAGTTCCTAAAGTCTATGTGTGCGGGCCGGACGGGAAAGTGGTTTCTGTCTATTCCGACAATCCCATCGCCACTTATTCCGAGTTGAAGGAAGATGTGGAGAATGCACGTATTTTTTCTTCATATCTTTTTGCGGAACAAATGGTTTCACTAAATTTGCCGACAAGAATTTACTAATACCAAAATAAAGAATCTAATGAGTTTGAAAATTGTAGTATTGGCAAAACAAGTTCCCGATACACGCTGTGTGGGAAAAGATGCCATGAATGCTGACGGTACCATCAACCGTGCGGCACTTCCGGCGATTTTTAATCCGGAAGACTTGAATGCCTTGGAACAGGCACTCAGACTGAAAGACACACATCCCGGTTCTACTGTGACAATTCTGACAATGGGACCAGGCCGTGCCGCTGAAATCATTCGTGAAGGATTATACAGAGGAGCCGACAACGGTTATCTGCTGACAGACCGTGCCTTTGCCGGTGCCGATACGCTGGCCACTTCGTATGCGCTGGCAACTGCCATCCGTAAGATTGGTGCATACGACATCATCGTGGGCGGGCGTCAGGCTATCGATGGAGATACCGCACAGGTAGGTCCGCAGGTGGCTGAAAAACTGGGATTACCGCAGGTAACTTACGTAGAAGAAATTGAAGAAGTAAAAGACGGACGCATCCGCGTGAAACGTCATATCGACGGGGGTGTGGAAACCGTAGAAGCTCCGCTGCCGATTGTATTGACGGTGAACGGCAGTGCCGCTCCTTGCCGTCCGCGCAATGCGAAACTGGTGCAGAAATACAAACGTGCACTGGGTGGTCAGGAAAAAGCGGCCATTACCAAAGACGGGGCAGAACTGCCTTATGCTTCTTTGTATGAAAGCCGTCCTTATCTGAACATCACGGAATGGAGCGTAGCCGATGTAAACGGTGACACGAAACAATGCGGTCTGTCGGGTTCTCCGACCAAGGTGAAGAAGATTGAAAACATCATCTTCCAGGCAAAGGAAAGCAAGACACTCACCGGCAGCGATGCAGACGTAGAGAATTTGATTGTTGAACTGTTGGCTAACCATACTATCGGATAAAGACTATGAATAACGTATTTGTATATTGTGAGATGGAAGGTGCCCATGTGGCCGATGTCAGTCTCGAACTTTTAACCAAAGGTCGTAAGTTGGCCAACCAGCTGGGATGCCAGTTGGAAACGATTTGTGCCGGCAGTGGCCTTGCAGATGTAGAAAAACAAGTTTTGCCATACGGAGTAGACCGCGTGCATGTGTTCGACGCTCCGGGCTTGTTCCCTTATACTTCACTTCCTCATACTTCTATTCTTGTCAACTTGTTCAAGGAAGAAAAACCGCAGATTTGCCTGATGGGTGCGACGGTGATTGGTCGTGACCTGGGGCCGCGTGTGTCTTCAGCCTTGACGAGTGGTCTGACTGCCGACTGTACGCAGCTGGAAATCGGTAACCATGAAGACAAGAAGAACGGTATCACTTACGAAAACCTGTTGTATCAGATTCGTCCGGCTTTCGGCGGTAACATTGTGGCTACCATCGTCAATCCGGAACATCGTCCGCAGATGGCTACCGTTCGTGAAGGGGTGATGAAGAAAGAAATCGTAGATGCCAACTACCAGGGTGAAGTGATTCGTCACGACGTGGCGAAGTATGTGCCCGAAACGGATTATGTGGTGAAGGTTATCGACCGTCACGTGGAAAAAGCGAAACATAATCTGAAAGGAGCACCTATCGTGGTAGCCGGTGGTTACGGTATGGGTAGCAAGGAAGGTTTCGACATGCTGTTCGAACTGGCCAAGGAACTTCATGCAGAAGTCGGTGCCAGCCGTGCAGCGGTAGATGCCGGTTTCTGTGAACACGACCGTCAGATTGGTCAGACAGGGGTAACGGTACATCCGAAATTGTATATCGCTTGCGGTATTTCCGGACAGATTCAGCACATCGCCGGTATGCAGGATGCAGGTATCATCATTTCTGTGAACAGCGACCCGAATGCGCCGATCAACACCATCGCTGACTATGTCATCAACGGTACGGTGGAAGAGGTAATCCCGAAAATGATTAAGTATTATAAAAAGAACAGTAAATAATGGCAAACTTTTATACAGAACATCCGGAACTCAAGTTTCACTTGAACAATCCGATGATGGAGCGTATCTGTCAGTTGAAAGAACGCGATTACAGAGATAAAGACGAGTACGATTATGCGCCGCAGGATTATGCGGATGCCATCGACTCTTACGATAAAGTGTTGGAAATAACCGGTGAAATCACGGGTGAGGTGATTGCACCCAATGCTGAAGGAGTAGACCAGGAAGGTCCGCATCATGCCAATGGCCGTGTGGAATATGCTTCGGGTACAAAGGCTAACCTGGAGGCTATGGTAAAGGCCGGATTGAACGGAATGACCATGCCGCGCCGTTTCGGTGGCTTGAACTTCCCGATTACGCCGTACACCATGTGCGCGGAAATCGTGGCACAGGCTGATGCCGGTTTCGGTAACATCTGGTCTTTGCAGGACTGTATTGAAACCTTGTATGAGTTCGGTAACGAAGACCAGCATAGCCGTTTCATTCCGCGTATCTGTGCGGGCGAAACCATGTCTATGGACTTGACTGAACCGGATGCAGGTTCCGATTTGCAGAGCGTGATGCTGAAGGCTACGTACGATGAGGCCAACAACTGTTGGCGTCTGAACGGAGTGAAACGTTTCATCACGAACGGTGATGCCAATATTCACTTGGTATTGGCCCGTTCGGAAGAAGGTACTCACGACGGTCGTGGCTTGTCTATGTTCATCTATGACAAGAACGATGGTGGAGTTGACGTACGTCGTATTGAAAACAAGCTGGGTATCCATGGTTCTCCGACTTGTGAACTGGTGTACAAGAATGCGAAGGCTGAACTTTGTGGCGACCGCAAGCTTGGTTTGATTAAATACGTCATGGCATTGATGAACGGTGCCCGTCTAGGTATCGCGGCTCAGTCAGTAGGTTTGAGCCAGGCTGCTTACGATGAAGCGTTGGCATACGCAAAAGACCGTAAGCAGTTCGGTAAGGCGATTATCGAATTCCCGGCAGTGTACGACATGCTGGCTACCATCAAGGCGAAACTGGATGCCGGTCGTGCGTTGTTGTATCAGACTTCCCGTTATGTGGATATCTACAAAGCCTTGGACGACATCGCCCGCGAACGCAAGCTGACTCCGGAAGAACGTCAGGAGCAGAAACGCTATGCGAAACTGGCCGACAGTTTTACCCCGCTGGCAAAAGGTATGAACTCTGAATATGCCAACCAGAATGCCTACGACTGTATCCAGGTACACGGCGGTTCCGGCTTCATGATGGAATATGCGTGTCAGCGTATCTACCGTGATGCCCGTATCACCAGCATCTATGAAGGAACTACTCAGTTGCAGACGGTTGCTGCCATCCGTTATGTGACCAATGGTTCGTATGCGGCTACTTTGCATGAATTTGAAACGATACCTTGTGCACCGGAATATGAAGGTTACATGAACCGTATCAAGGACATGACCCGTAAGCTGGAAGCTTGCACCAATGCAGTGAAGGAAGCACAGAACCAGGAACTGCTGGATTTCGTGGCCCGTCGTTTGTATGAAATGGCAGCTGTCTGCGTGATGAGCCACTTGCTGTTGCAGGATGCCACCAAGGCTCCTGAAATGTTCGGCAAGTCACTGAATGTGTATGTGAACTATGCAGAGGCTGAAGTGGAAAAACATTTCAACTTCATCCGCAAGTTCCAGACTGAAGAACTGGCAAGCTACCGGAAATAAGTTTCTGGCTGTATTTTCAAATAAGAGCGGCTGACTGAATAAGTCATCACATAAAATCCTCCTGAGGTTAGTTCGAATGAAAGACTGGCGCAGGAGGATTTTTTTCTGTTTTTATGAATAATGTGCTCCGTTGGGTGGGCTGGCTTTTGAACCGCTTCTTTAAGTGTGTGAAATGAGTTTTTTCCGTAGCCATCGGTCGAACAGGAAGAGCAGGAAGAGGGCACAGAGAATAGGCAAATAAAATAGCCAGGTCTGTAGGGAAGGACTGTCTTCTTGCAAGGTTTGTAGCAGGGCGAGGATTTTATTTCCGTATTGCCAGCACAAAATCCCCAGGCAACCTCCACCTGCCAGAAAGGTAGTGACGAGCATAAGGATGAACAATCTTTTCTCTTGCCGCTTTTCGCGTAGCAAGGTTTCCTGATGAATCTTCTGCATCATCCGGTAACTGAAATTGCTGGGCAACCGGTAGTCAGGCTGCTGGCTGAGAGCCTTTTTAAGTCCTTTATCGGTGGTATTCATAAGTCAATCCTCCTCTTTCATTAAGGTACATAATTTTTTGCGGACGCGGTGTAGTTTCACTTTTACATTATTTTCGGTCAGGTGAAGGATATAGGCTATTCCCGTCACCGGTTTCTCTTCTTCATAGAAGAGTGTCACCAGGGCCTTCTCGTCCGAAGTCAGACGGGTGAGGGCTCGTTGCAGCTTTTCTATCTGTACTTCATTTTCCGTATTGAGTGCTTCATCTACTTCCGTATCCGACAGGCTGTTCCACATCCGGTCGTCGAACGAAAGGAGTTCATGCTCTTTCTTCCGCAGGGCGGAGGTGGCGGTGTTGTAGGCGATGCGATAAATCCAGGTAGAGAAACTGCTGTTCTCCTGAAACGAGGCAAGGTGGGTGAAGGCTTTCATAAAACAGTCTTGCGTCAGTTCTTCTGCATCTTCCGGCGAGCCTACCATGCGGACAATCAGATGAAACACCTGTGGCCCGTAAGTATCCAAAAAGTAGGAGAACTGTTCGGTTCTCCCGCTCAAAATGGATGCGATGATATGTGATTCCTCGTTTTGCATGATGCCTTTTAGACGCGGGGTCGAATGAAAGGTTACAGCTTGGCGAGAAAATTTTTTTATGCTCATGGAGTGTAACCTTTTCCGGGGATATGCGTCTAAAGGGGCAAAGTAACAAATTAAAAACGAAACGACGATGGAAGAATTAATGATTGTGGCCAATGTGGCCATTGTATTTGGAGTGATTTACAAACTGTTTGAACTGTTTGCTGGAAGAAGAGAGCGGATGATGCTGATTGAGAAACTGGGAGATAAGCTGACGCCGGAGACTTTTAAGCATGGAATTGTGTATCGGCCCAGCTTGTTCTCTTTTGGTGGATTACGAGTGGGATGTCTGCTGTTGGGGATAGGTGTAGGATTGTTGATTGGATATGGTCTGGTGTATGCCACTCAGCCGGAATATTTTATGGAGGACCCAAGCCAAGTAGTAAAACATACGGTTTCCGTCATTTACGGAGCCAGTGTGTTGCTGGGAGGCGGTTTAGGCCTGGTCATCTCCTATTTGATTGAAAAGAAGCAGCTGGATAAGGAGAAATAAAAGTTCATTTTACTCTCGGACAAAGCGGTTTGATACGGAATAGAGGTGTCAAATCGCTTTTTTTGTGGTGTGATTTACCTTAAATATGTGCATTTATTCTTTATTTATCCAAACAGATGCAATATTTTAAACTCAAACAGGATATTCTTTGTAATTTTACTGAGAGGTAAATTATGGAGATTTTGGGTTATGAAATGGAATTACATGGCAGGAGTGGTATGTGCTTTCATGCTGTTTGCAGGTCAGGTACATGCACAAGTGGAAGGAATGGATTCGCTTCAGATGGTGATGTTCCATGATGAGGCGAATGAATTGAAAGAAATGGTAATCTGTCCGCCGGTATTTTGTTCCTTGCCCGACGGGAAGCGCGTGAAGATGAAAATCTGCAACGACGGAGAGGAAACGGTGCGTAAAGTCTCGTTTTGCCTGTTCTATAAGAAGAAAAGGGTCTGTAAGATCCGTCTGCCGCACATGCAGAAAGGAGCAACCTATGAGTTTGCGGTGAATATCCACGAAAAACTGTCGCGGAAAGACCGGGAGAATCTGGAGTTCGAGTTGAAAAAAGGCCGATGCTATCGAATGTATAAGCTTCCGTCTTATTAGAGTGAGGATGGCTCTGCACTTTTTTAGCTTTGCTTCTTTACTTGTTAAGAGATTTAATCAAAGAGTAGGAAGTAGTTAATGTATGTTGTAAAACATTCTTTTTTACTCTCAGACTTTGCCGTTCCAAATAAAATAAATACTTTTGCACTGTGTTTTTCATAGTATTAGATTTAAGGTTAACAAAGGTTGGAGTTCAGCGGAACTCCTTTTTTTATGCCCATACGTCTGGGGCTG includes:
- a CDS encoding TlpA disulfide reductase family protein → MKWNRIFLGVFLGCLCLSCIRDEVPAGADIVGPGDRLPDFSVVLNDGSVVSRESLRGKVAVLVFFHTDCPDCQQELPVIQRLYEEYASSAEVCICAVSREEGEAEVASYWQAHALTIPYSAQEDRSVYALFSTSGVPKVYVCGPDGKVVSVYSDNPIATYSELKEDVENARIFSSYLFAEQMVSLNLPTRIY
- a CDS encoding electron transfer flavoprotein subunit alpha/FixB family protein, translated to MNNVFVYCEMEGAHVADVSLELLTKGRKLANQLGCQLETICAGSGLADVEKQVLPYGVDRVHVFDAPGLFPYTSLPHTSILVNLFKEEKPQICLMGATVIGRDLGPRVSSALTSGLTADCTQLEIGNHEDKKNGITYENLLYQIRPAFGGNIVATIVNPEHRPQMATVREGVMKKEIVDANYQGEVIRHDVAKYVPETDYVVKVIDRHVEKAKHNLKGAPIVVAGGYGMGSKEGFDMLFELAKELHAEVGASRAAVDAGFCEHDRQIGQTGVTVHPKLYIACGISGQIQHIAGMQDAGIIISVNSDPNAPINTIADYVINGTVEEVIPKMIKYYKKNSK
- a CDS encoding DUF6249 domain-containing protein gives rise to the protein MEELMIVANVAIVFGVIYKLFELFAGRRERMMLIEKLGDKLTPETFKHGIVYRPSLFSFGGLRVGCLLLGIGVGLLIGYGLVYATQPEYFMEDPSQVVKHTVSVIYGASVLLGGGLGLVISYLIEKKQLDKEK
- a CDS encoding RNA polymerase sigma factor, translating into MQNEESHIIASILSGRTEQFSYFLDTYGPQVFHLIVRMVGSPEDAEELTQDCFMKAFTHLASFQENSSFSTWIYRIAYNTATSALRKKEHELLSFDDRMWNSLSDTEVDEALNTENEVQIEKLQRALTRLTSDEKALVTLFYEEEKPVTGIAYILHLTENNVKVKLHRVRKKLCTLMKEED
- a CDS encoding electron transfer flavoprotein subunit beta/FixA family protein, which translates into the protein MSLKIVVLAKQVPDTRCVGKDAMNADGTINRAALPAIFNPEDLNALEQALRLKDTHPGSTVTILTMGPGRAAEIIREGLYRGADNGYLLTDRAFAGADTLATSYALATAIRKIGAYDIIVGGRQAIDGDTAQVGPQVAEKLGLPQVTYVEEIEEVKDGRIRVKRHIDGGVETVEAPLPIVLTVNGSAAPCRPRNAKLVQKYKRALGGQEKAAITKDGAELPYASLYESRPYLNITEWSVADVNGDTKQCGLSGSPTKVKKIENIIFQAKESKTLTGSDADVENLIVELLANHTIG
- a CDS encoding acyl-CoA dehydrogenase family protein, with product MANFYTEHPELKFHLNNPMMERICQLKERDYRDKDEYDYAPQDYADAIDSYDKVLEITGEITGEVIAPNAEGVDQEGPHHANGRVEYASGTKANLEAMVKAGLNGMTMPRRFGGLNFPITPYTMCAEIVAQADAGFGNIWSLQDCIETLYEFGNEDQHSRFIPRICAGETMSMDLTEPDAGSDLQSVMLKATYDEANNCWRLNGVKRFITNGDANIHLVLARSEEGTHDGRGLSMFIYDKNDGGVDVRRIENKLGIHGSPTCELVYKNAKAELCGDRKLGLIKYVMALMNGARLGIAAQSVGLSQAAYDEALAYAKDRKQFGKAIIEFPAVYDMLATIKAKLDAGRALLYQTSRYVDIYKALDDIARERKLTPEERQEQKRYAKLADSFTPLAKGMNSEYANQNAYDCIQVHGGSGFMMEYACQRIYRDARITSIYEGTTQLQTVAAIRYVTNGSYAATLHEFETIPCAPEYEGYMNRIKDMTRKLEACTNAVKEAQNQELLDFVARRLYEMAAVCVMSHLLLQDATKAPEMFGKSLNVYVNYAEAEVEKHFNFIRKFQTEELASYRK